Within the Scomber scombrus chromosome 4, fScoSco1.1, whole genome shotgun sequence genome, the region GGTTTGGCCGAAAAAGTGCCTGTTTCCTGAGACTGTCTGCCTTGTCTGTCAATCTGCGCTACTCACTGTGACAAATAGGTTGTTATGCAATGGCTTTACTGGTCAAAATGTGTTCTAAATGGTTAGTTCTTGGTGTGATTACAGGTTCAggattttgtaaaaaaacatggtaagataattttatatatattttaaaccaatatataaacacacatgtcacatcatgaagagtttggtcatgttagtttgtttagaaatgccTCCGAAGACTAATAAAAGCTATTATTTAGTAGTAGTTGTCATAgtagagagtagttctgtgcaAAGCAGATCCTGCTGAGCATTTACAGCTTTGCAggttgttgtgctacatatcacaacctcttgactttctACTGAAGGTCTTTGAGAAATTTACAGTGTACTGAGACTGTACACAGACCCACaatcctgcacatgctcagtttgGCTCCGAACATTAGATTggttgacaataaaaaaaaaaagaaagccttATCTTTTAAGTACCCAAAGTTAAGCTGCTGGATGGAATGTGTTTCCTTTTCTGATTCAATTGTCAAAGCTTCATGCAGAAAGCAAAAACATATAGTTTGTAAGCAGAAACACTTAATGCCTGTAGCCCCTCCAAAGTAAATAATCACCAGCTACAACTGATGATTTGATAGTACTAACAGGTTTTAAGTggtaaatcatgttttatttgtggcTTGGTTGAAGTGGTGCTTTAAAATCCAAGAGCAGAGATGCAATACCCACACTGCAAACCCTTCTAAAGGGGTTTCCATATTCTTTGTTGCTCTGTAAGGTAAGGCCACAATAACAGAAGAAAGCAATCTTCGCaatgtattttttctaaatTACCTAAAATGTTCTGCAAGAATTGGCCAAATCAACAGAACGCTGTCAACGCTTGTGATGTGGAacaattttcatattttgtgtcGTGATAACTGATGACACTGGACAAATGTCAGCTGTCAACAAAAATGAAGCCATAGACCAAGCAGAACAATTCCCAAATGAGGTTTGCATTCAGTTAATCAGAATAATACAAGGTGATGATGTTCATACAGCAGAGATGGATATAACCTACAGTATATGTTTATgttaatgaatttattttaatggcATTAGTGGCTGATTTGTTTGGTGGTAATGTTGAGCTGAACGTTTATTCAGTGAAGGGTTATAAATGTAACACAGGTACAATGTTTTCTCTTGTGTGTAACTtattataatttacattaaaagctTAGCACTGAATAATAGTTTTTGTGATATGCAGTATGCTTTCTGTTGAAGGAAGTGATTTAATATGACTTAAttggtaatttaaaaaaaacagaaatcacaTTATTTTCCTCCTTTGCAACTAATTGTTCCCCAATTTCCACATGTTTACCTTGAAATCCTGGAGGGATTGCTTTGTTTCCCCTAATCTTTAAATTCATAATCTCAGTTGATATTTACCATCTAAATCCTCTGTGGTGTTTCCGATGTCCAGATCTTTGGACAGGAGTCCTGCAGTCTGCAGAGccagcagcaacaacactgACAGCTTCATCTGGAGATTAAACACAGAACCAAAATAATGGTGAATATTTAGGAAAATTATAAATTGAACTCGGAGCAGCACTAACTCATTACTAACACAGAATACATTAATAAGTACTCACCATCATGGTGTTCATCAATTGATCCACCTGCAGTCATCTCCAggtttatatactgtagctgtTTGTGTTGTCATTGAACAAACACTGTACAGACTTTTACTTTGTGTGGGCTCTTATCTCTAATGTCTTGATTAGAAAACATTAACTGATATCAGAGtagaaatggaaaatggaatGGGTTTCCTTGAGTTTCTAAACGTCTCTCACAGATAGGATTAATCTCGCTTTTTCACCAAGTAACAGGGAATTTCACAGTTTGGCCTAATACATTTTTacctatataaatataattattatcacacacacacaaacacacagtctgaTCTGGACTTTGTAAATGTTCTTTCTATGAAGCCTGAACATAGAAAAAGATAAATTTAATCTCAAAACACTTACTGCTTTGATATGAGGCGTTAAAGGTTGACGTCTGCTGACGCCAACCTCCTGTCCCCTCCCCCCCGTACCAAGCACCGGACCTCCGGACTCCCTCTGGAACTTGCTCCCCAATCACATCCGTGACTGTACCGTCCTGCCCACTTTCAAATCACTGCTCAAAACCCACCTCTTTAGAATTGCTTTTAATGTATGATCATTGCCCGCGTCAAGCGTTTTAAGGTGTTATTTCATTtcacatgtattttattgtttttatatttattttaattcattgtacactgtttaaaaaatatatatatataaataaatgtattattattattattattattgttattattattaaagcacATAAACAGTGTTTCACAATGAAGGTGGTTTGTTTTGGTATGTTAGATGTGATTTATggaattaaaaatgtgtgtttttatataactGTGTGACAGGTCATCCCTTGAGAAAGAGATTATATATCCCAACatttcctggttaaataaagaataaataattcCCCCGTTTCTCTTGATAATATCAGGCCAGGCAGGTAGACTAAACATCAGGGATTGTTAACTTGTCCAGGAAGTCAGATAAAATAATAGGAATAAATACAACGCTGAGGGCAAAGCGTTTTGTAGGCACGTCCTTCACATCGAAGCTAATTCTCCGTTTTTATGAATGGGTGTATCTAATCTGTGAGTGTTTGAATctgactttaaaataaatcttaaaagaTATTTCATGGTTTTGGTTTAAGTTTGACAATCTGAGTTGTAGAAACTGTCCGTTGGTGAAAATCAATTTTactcattaaatgttttacctGATGGTGGCACTAGATTCAATTCAGGGGATTAACAAAGTTATTACAGATTGTGCTTTGGGGAACATGCATGTCTGCACCAAATCTGATGGCAATCCAACCAATAGTTGCTGAACTATTTTAATCGAGACCAGAAATGTCAATCTGCTGGTCATGTCTGCTCATCAGACTATAAAAAGAAGAACATCAAAGTCATTAAGATAAATTGTAAGGGAATCattgtctgtacaaaatgtgaTCTACCTTTGTGCActtctttgtttttgcatggacttaaaaatcaatcaatcaatctttacttatatagcaccaaaggcacttttcacatagagcaagTCTGGACCgtactctttcatttatttcatagaGACcctagtattacagtaaagtagtggtttggtcttactgactgatatattattgaTATCAAATGAATCCAGCAGGTGGCACTGCAATCACTACATCAGAATGGGAAGACATTATGAACAGACCCCAAGTCATTACACAGCAGCACAGTACTGAAAATAATACATTGAGTTTGCTGCATGGCACAAAGTCAAAATCACTGCCTCATGTAAAGTGTTAGTTGGTCTATATTTACAGTGTTGAACAAGAAATGACGGTGGATCTTCATCATTATGCTGCAAGAATAATTtgattcttttgttttgaaatcAACTAACTTTTGTGACTGCTTAGTCTGTCTAACACTAACCCTATGAAGAGGTTCGAAACCTTCAGATGGGGAGGACAGTCAAAAGGTTGTTGGTGGAGTATTCCTTCAAAGTCACACTTACATACATTCATCTGGCCACCGCTTCTGTCCAATAAAAATGAGATATGTAGATCAAGGAGAAAGCCTTCAAGAATAAGTCTCTCCACACTTGCACGTACCATCTGACAGTAGTCCCACAAGGCTTGCAGGAAGGGACTAGCCAGTCAAATGCTGgttaaatatgcaaaatatgtgtttggtagatttgcttcactcaccagcctaaataacaaaaaaaacaatggtaatTATTGACCGGTAGAATTTGAACTAGTTATTTGACTGGTGGACAAAAAAGTTTATATTGCGTCCTGCTTGCACGAACATAGTAGCTACTTTTTTTGTGAGAGTGAAAGAGCATAAAGCCGAGGTTACTAAAGGTGAATCATGATGACGAttatgttaaccctcctgtcgtcctcccgggtcaaattgaccccgtctcttttgactgttccttctttccttccttctttccttctttcctccctctttctttaatttttcctctgttcttcccctccttccctctttctttgctccctcctccttccatacttccttctttccttccttccttccttccttccttccttcctttcctccctccctccctccttgctcctttctttccttccttccttccttccttccttccttcctcccttccttccttccttcctcccttccttctctccttccttccttcctcttttcctccttactcctttccttccttccttcctccctccctccctccctccttacttctttgcttccttccttcctcccttccttctctccgtacttccttccttcctcctttcctcctttcctccctccctccttacttcttttcttccttaattccttccttccttccttcctcccttccttctctccgtacttcctcccttcctcctttcctccctccctccctccttactcctttccttccttccttccttccttccttccttccttccttccttccttccttccttctttcctcccttcctcatccgttcctcctgtctttccttgacctgaggacaacaggagggttaaacaaatgAACGAAATGGTCTGTTCTGCAAAGTCAGTTTCTGTGCTTTTAGTAGTTGTTTGGAAGGATAATAATTGATAATATTTGACAAGCACAACAATAAGAGTTGGAATCACTGCAGGTCATTGATATGATGGTGCACTTTGCCTCGGTCGCTTATCAGTCTGATTTGTTCACACTTTAATAATCTTATCCTGCGTTTATCTGGAGTTGTTTTATAATAGATTGTGATATCAGTGGGAGTACAACAGCAGGTGTTCCTGTCAATCACAATAAAGCTTCTTCAACTTCTTcaactctctctttttattcacCTGTATTTTTATGAAGCCCACTCAAGCtccacatttataaaacattcacacattgtTGTAATAACTGAAGACTTTTactcagcagcaggaggaatTGGCTTGAAGATAGCAGTGCATCATTGGTTTTACACCTCATGTGATTCAatacacaacagaaaaaatggaaataagccCAAAACCTTTAAGTTATGTTGATGTATGACTGACACCAAATGGAATCCATATATTTCCTGACAGGATTTTGGGTTGGTAGATCATTTAAAAAGGTGTAACCCAGCAgattatttgttgtttaaaagagaaaagcagtTTTAATATGTTGGGATGGATATCTATGAATTAAAGTACTTTCATTGCATCAACAGTAaagaaaccctaaccctaaccttcccacgaagaagaaaaaactgagtCTTCACATGAaagtacaatacaataaattatgtattttctgtatattaCAGAAGAAAATTAGCCAAAACCTTCCTGACTTCTAACTTTATCCCATatgatttaaattaaagaaagggCCGGGTAATAATTGAACATTATTGTGTATCAACTTTCAGTGGATTGTTATGATATTATAATATTCTCCTCAGCTGTTAACAAACTCACTGCACCAGTTTCTGTTTATTGGTCAATGTCAGATCAGAGAGAACAGTCTGCTTTATGATTCAGTCATAAACCAGTAGATATAAAGCTGGAGGTGACTGGAGGTGGACTCAGTGGGGATCGACCGAAGGGTGAGTGCTGTTCAGTCTGTTTTCACCTCAGTCCTCAGTCATCATGaccaagaaaaaaatcattcataaacTTGATAAAACAGCcaataatctataataatcaaattgtattaaatgttaTTGTGCTATTCCTTTATAAtttaatgatatatatattCTTAATGTGGTATTTAATTGACTCTATTGATCatctaataataaaacatatatatttcaaattaaTGATAATCAATACAAACAACTAagcaaaaaatatgtaataacaatctaaaaatgtatatattttgttaggtaaaagttgtttttttgacacatttatttgtagCAGTTTCAGTATacagaagtaaagaaagagtcCTGATTGTTATCCAGGTTTAACAAttgatttataataatattattataataatggttttatttcattacttGGTTTTTACTGGTAACTAATGACCAAGTAATCGTGACACCCTTTCTTACAAAATACCATCAATTTCATTCTGATTGATGAGTCCATTTTAtgtgttaaaggtgcagtgtgtagaatttagtgacagaaattgaatataatagtcttacagatgttttcattaatgtataatcccatgaaaataggAATCGTTGTATTTTTGATGCAATAGATGCTACCAAATTATACACATTGGTCCTTTAAATTCTAAATGAGTCCAAAGGAATTGATGGACCAACCCATATTTTGTCTAAAATACTTTTTGCAAAAATCAGTGAGAGGTGTGGATACTGTCTGTCAATGATCAGCTGTTTCAAGAGGGTGAATTGTTGTCTGCCGAAAttataagttgttttttttcgtctttatttgacagtgattAGTGGTgaagcagacaggaaataaGGTCAGAGAGATGCGTATAATATGCTACAAAGGTTgtaatcgaaccagggacatgTGGCATGCAGTGTAGTTCGGTGTTCCAGCTGGAAGTACATCTGACAACATGATTTCACATTAATGTGTCAATGAATTGAAACATATTGTGTTGAATCTGCAGAtgaagctgtcagtgtttcCGCTGCTGGCCCTGCTGGCTCTGTCCTCAGCCAATCTGCAGGACATCATTAAGAAGAGCTCAAAGCACAGAAAAggtaaacattttaacatttttgtgtatttttttcgtCATCAGAACAAAGATAAATCAAGACAgttcttcctctcttttgttgtttagtttttaaactGTCCGTCCATCTCTTTCATTCAGTTTCCTTACTGAACCCGGAGCTGCAGGGCCGCGTCCCTGACTCAACTGGTAACAATGTGGTGTCAGCTCCTTTGACTCCTGCTGATCTGCTGCAGCAGGAGGATCTGCCTTCCTCCTTCGAGTTCGGTGATAACGTCAACCTGCATTGGCTGACCTGGACCGGTTCTGTGCCCAATGGTGCCGTTGCTATCTACAACGGCTACACCGAGCGTACCGACTACGTCTGCAAGTACAAGTGCGAAGCTGGCTTCTACAATCCAAGCCTGGGCCCATACTGCCGCTACCCCTACGGAGACCGTGAGTACTACGCTCCTGAGTTCGAGATCCTGGCCAACAAAGACAACTTTGAGTTCCTGGAGTGGAAGGAAGGTTCCTACGGTTCAGTGCCCCAGTATTCAGTTAAGACCTGCCCAGGTGTCAGCATCTACGTCGGGAAGAACAAATATGGTCTTGGGAAGGTTGTTCCTCAGTTTGAAGCCTTCTTCCTGCCCTGGGAGGGTGATGAGTATTGGTACAAGAAATACGAAGTCCTGGCCATCAACAGAGACGCCTACACACAGCACATCTCTGACGTCAAGTACGCCATTGATGAGGTCGAAATCTTCCAGTATCCTCCTGAGACCATGCGCATCTCTGGGGTCACCAACAATGACTGCCAGACGGTGTCCAAGACAGTCACCATCTCAAAGACCACCGAGGTGGAGACCACCTGGAACATCGGCAGAGCCACCATGCTGGGTATCACAGGAAGCATCACTGCCAAAATCCCACTTATCGGCTCGGGTGGCATTGAGATGAGTGGCGAGAAGACCCTTCAGTTCAACAGAGGAACCACGATGGTGGAGTCGCTCAGCCACTCCGTGTCAGTGGAGCTCACCGTCCCACCAAACCACTCCTGCAAAGTCCGCATGGAGGGACGCAAGATCAAAGCTGACATCCCCTACACAGCACGCCTCAGCCGCACCTACCGCAACGGCGAGACCCAGTGGACGTCCATCTCAGGGACGTACGACGGTGTCCAGATCGGAGAAGTCCGCGCTGTGGTGGACCGCTGCGAACCCGTACCTGATGCCCAGCCATGCCCCTAAAAGACTGACAGAAAACCCACCAAAAGAGATTGAAACATCACGATTGAAATAATGCCATGAACATCTTTTGTATTGGctgtttgaaagaaaatgtgtaataataaaaaacattttgcacttcaactttctctttatttcactTTCCTCAAAATATATTCTCCTCTTTAGCAGCACATAAAATAGATGAAGGATtaccatttttgaatttttgaatcagtgctgcatttattttcttcattttaaaagacactGGTTACtggttactattattattattagtagtaatagtattaaTGTCCTGAAACAAACTTTTTGATTCATAAgtaaattgattgatttaattacTTACATGTcatttgtaatatttattacTTTCACCGCTGACAAACCAAACATATATAATAGAAACGATGagataatattaaaatgaaaataaggacagtcaaacattttttttaataatccatATCGGAAGCATAAGGAAAAtttctgatgaaaaaaaaggaaagtgtgagtaaaaaaagaactaaaataataaaatgaggaTTGATTCTCAGTAGATTAAAGTTGTAATGACTCACTGTgacaaaaacattcattatttaGTTTAACTTCACTTAAACCTTTAAAAGGCCTCAGAATAAGTGGTAACCATGCATTTCCTTCTTTAAGGATGCTCCTTCATATTAGTTACAGtcttatttatatgtttaaggCTGTAAAATACAGTATTGATAACTTTACATTGGTGTTCAAATGAGTAATGATATGAACATtgttatatttcatgtttaattcaCAACACGTTCTCCAAGCAGAAGTTAGGAGTATTTTTCACTTTGTGGTGTTTCACTTCATAGAGGACAGTGgcaaattaataaatacagaaatatttacTTTACCACAAAGTTGAAAGGACATAAtgtttaaattttcattgtATGCTGCAGGCCGGTTGTGGCTCCACTGATCCTCCTGTCCATATGTTGAAGTCTCCTTAAGCAAGACATTAATGGTTAATTGAgtgttaaaacatttctgtgttaaGTGTGTTTGAGGGTGGATGAGATGCACATTGCAAAGCGCTTTGGATAAAAATGCTCCTAAATGCATTTACAAAACAAACCTGGATGTCAAGCTTTGACATTGAATACAGTCATCATTTCATCTGGGACAGGAAATGATATATATAAGAcagctcattcattttcttaacTGTTTATCGTCAATGGCgggggctggagccaatctcagctggCATTGCATGAGCGAGAGGCGGAGAACACTGTGGACAGAtcgccagtcaatcacaggccaagatactgtatataaaacagTCAACTCTTAATTCAGACATCACCTCTCTGAGAAACTGACAGTATCTCTGAGAGCTCAATGCAATGCAAATGAAGAAAATACATGCAGGAACAGAAGCAGATGAAGAAGAAgcacagcattttttttaacataaattcgccaatcagtcattaataaatattttattaatcctcaatgaagctgtcagagagcaaacagagtgtattctatttatttatggacaAATAGACATTCACAACCACTATTTTACTGATTTGTATTAAACAggtacattttatacatttgcatatgtaaaaatgtgtatcagctgcacacaaaaacattaaaaaaatatgcattttatttccatttttgtaaactgtggatCACTTTAGATAAAATCTGTctcaaagaaatgtgtatacagtgattttacagctctgaacagtatgtaagggttaaaaagtgagaaaacagaGGACATCACTGtatttgattgtgttttctTCTATATCTGCAGcatgtttctgtatttgtttgggTGTAAATGCTGTCTGAGGGTTATAAAGATGCCAaggatgttttttctcattttcttgttttgtctcttttcatttgtttactAAGTTTTATTGCGTTAAGCTCTGCAGGGCCACGACAGAAAATTATACTGTGTGAAATAAGATGATTAGAGAGAATAAACCCCATCCACTGTGAATCACAATGAATCACTACTTATTCACACAGAGATATTGTGCAAAACACACtgactttatatacagtacatctgaATAATATACTGAATCTGAATAACAAGGCTCTCACGCTGCTGCTTGAATGACAAGTTCATTACGAGCGCTCGCAACCCGGCTGAATGCAGAAGCAGCTGACGGCAGTGTGACAGTGCAGTTCTTGCAGGCGTCTATCAATGTAAATGCCCTTTACACAGCCTCGCTCCAATACAGAGTCCTCATTCAGacgcaaataaataaattgataatAACTTTCTGTCTCAAGGACAAACACAGATGGCCATGACATCAGCGATTTTCAATGATAGGACTTGTGCGTGCAGAACAATGTCCGTGTTGAACGCCTTCTCCCCCCCGTTTAATCTTGGCAATGAGCAACATTACGCAACAAGGACCGTCTTAATCAATGAGCCACTATTACAGGAGATCTAATCACTTTGTTCCCAGTCTGAGCTTAtctaaacatacagtatcttgTCATCAATGGAGAGAGAGCGGCGCAGCACTTTGGACATCATGCCATCCTATATTGCTTGATAGATATGGGacgttaaccctcctgttgtcctcccgggtcaaatagaccccgtctcttttgactgttccttctttcgttccttcctccctctttctttaatttttcctttgttcttcccttccttccctctttctttgctccctcctccttccatacttctttcctcacttccttccttctttccttccttccttccttccttccttccttccttccttccttccttccttccttccttccttccatccttccttcctccctccctccttactcctttcctcccttccttcctttcttcattccttcctgccttccttccttcatcctccctccctccttactcctttccttcctccttagtcatttttcttccttccttcctcctttcctcactccttactcctttccttccttccttccttccttcctcccttcctccctccttactcccttccttccgtccttccttccttctttcctcccttcctcataccttccatccttccttccttgactcgaggacaacaggagggttaaatccaGGCACTTTTAACAGTCTCATCAAAAGGCAACTTGATaaaaagaggcagagggaggagagTGTTGTTTTTCCTGAACACGGATCAATAAAGATCCTGTTATCATTATCAGCATGAATACTCTTTTTACATCCCGGAGAGCCGCTGGTGGAGGTTTTTCTGGTCAAGGACAAAGTATATCTCATGTCGAAACAGCAGGATGACCGTTAATTCACTGACTTCAGATTGACCAGAATGGTTTGAAGCGTCTTTCCAGCAAAACTAGGTTATCTAGCAAAAAGGTTAtcacaacaaaagaaagacaaagccTGAAACATTAACATCTAAACATCTAGTATCTTTTTCCTCAATAGTTTTTCATATATTACAAAACATGTCCAGGAtaattaaaggggacataatatgctttttgtgattttactgTTATTATACTGGTTTGATGTCAAAGTTTCAGCTTTCTTGAGGTGAATGTACTTTATATGTAAAAACATTGCCTGCAAATCAAAAGCCAGTGCTTCAACCTGCCCTAAATACTTAATCTACATTAATTAATCTACTTCCTCCtcgtgatgacatcagattgttcacacatgctAACAAATGGTCCCCTAGTCTGTAGTCTTCGTCGCTAAGggtgttgctaaggttgttccatgtGTTTTTCACGTTGTCCGCTCGCATTTTTCGGATTAGATCGATACATTTGATTGTGTTGTTTGATCTATTGTTTGTTCACGTATAGCCTTCAGAGTTTCTGGAAACTGACCAATCACAACAGAGTGGGTTTATCGGGAgggaggccttaaagagacaggagctaaaatgggCCGAACTGCCCTGAACTGAAAGGCAAAGGGccagtatataatataaataagggttaaatcatgcaaaaaaatTGAGGACTCTTCAAGTGGAGGCccagattaaaaatacagaCCTGTAAATGTGTATGATATTTCCTCTTTAACTAATGTTAGCAAACTGAGATTCAGATAGCTGGCTGAAATATTGGTGCATTATAGGCCACCTAGCTTCCTATTTATAACCAACATAAATTAATCCAAGTACAAACTCCCATTCAATGATATGATATATGTTTATCTTTCTGTTGCTTCTTTTCATCCTCCTGTCTTCTGTTGCTACTTATGCTCCAGAGGGATTTTAATTTCTTACATTTCACTTTAGTTTACCCTTTGCATCATGCATCACGCTTGTGAGCATGATTGACAAATGGTCATACGTCCTCAGCCATGTCAATTAGGTCTCATTTAAGACTAAACCGGCTATTTGCAGGTAGCTGCTACTGTCATCTGTTTGCGTTGAGGTTGAACTCATCAGCTCCTATAGTAGGAATACATGTAACTGTTTCTGAAGAAGACCACTCATTCTCAGTCAACCTT harbors:
- the LOC133979426 gene encoding natterin-3-like codes for the protein MQCSSVFQLEMKLSVFPLLALLALSSANLQDIIKKSSKHRKVSLLNPELQGRVPDSTGNNVVSAPLTPADLLQQEDLPSSFEFGDNVNLHWLTWTGSVPNGAVAIYNGYTERTDYVCKYKCEAGFYNPSLGPYCRYPYGDREYYAPEFEILANKDNFEFLEWKEGSYGSVPQYSVKTCPGVSIYVGKNKYGLGKVVPQFEAFFLPWEGDEYWYKKYEVLAINRDAYTQHISDVKYAIDEVEIFQYPPETMRISGVTNNDCQTVSKTVTISKTTEVETTWNIGRATMLGITGSITAKIPLIGSGGIEMSGEKTLQFNRGTTMVESLSHSVSVELTVPPNHSCKVRMEGRKIKADIPYTARLSRTYRNGETQWTSISGTYDGVQIGEVRAVVDRCEPVPDAQPCP